In a genomic window of Tissierella sp. Yu-01:
- a CDS encoding YeiH family protein: MFKKLTNMAPGLLLSAFVAIVAMFLSSLIPGDIIGATVMALLVGMALNPILNRYKQFNAGVSYTGKIVLRIGIILMGVNMNFSEVLNVGKYSLFVMIFTMATAFGAGNLIGKMFGMNWKLTNLLSVSTAICGGSAVAAVGPVIKAKDEDVAYAISSTFIFDVLTVVVIPWIGIALGMSNMGYGLWVGTAVNDTSSVVAAGYAFSEFAGNTAVIVKLTRTLFIIPYVLIFSIITERLEAKSEVVNGRISINFKKIFPYFIVLFLVVVALRSTSIIPNNLIPALSKTSKFCMVMALSAIGLKTSFGDIRDIGFKPMILGFIVDTLVVFVSIGVQIVTGRF, translated from the coding sequence ATGTTTAAGAAGCTAACTAACATGGCACCTGGATTACTACTTAGTGCTTTTGTTGCAATCGTTGCAATGTTTTTAAGTAGTCTAATTCCAGGTGATATTATAGGGGCTACCGTTATGGCTCTTCTAGTTGGTATGGCATTGAATCCCATATTAAATAGATATAAGCAATTCAATGCAGGAGTAAGTTATACAGGAAAGATAGTTCTTCGTATTGGTATCATACTTATGGGTGTTAATATGAATTTTTCCGAAGTTTTAAATGTAGGAAAGTACTCACTTTTTGTAATGATATTTACTATGGCAACTGCATTTGGTGCTGGAAATTTGATAGGTAAAATGTTTGGAATGAACTGGAAACTTACTAATCTATTGTCAGTTAGTACTGCAATATGTGGTGGCTCAGCTGTGGCTGCTGTGGGACCTGTTATTAAAGCGAAAGATGAAGATGTAGCATATGCAATTTCCTCAACATTTATATTTGATGTTCTTACGGTTGTTGTAATTCCATGGATTGGCATTGCTCTTGGTATGTCTAATATGGGTTATGGTTTGTGGGTAGGCACCGCTGTTAATGATACATCATCAGTTGTAGCAGCAGGCTATGCTTTTTCTGAATTTGCAGGAAATACAGCAGTTATAGTAAAACTCACCAGAACATTGTTTATAATTCCATACGTATTAATATTCTCTATTATAACAGAAAGGTTAGAAGCAAAATCAGAGGTTGTGAATGGACGCATATCAATTAACTTCAAGAAAATCTTCCCTTACTTTATTGTATTATTTCTTGTTGTTGTAGCCCTTCGAAGTACAAGTATTATACCTAATAATTTAATACCTGCACTTTCAAAAACTTCAAAATTTTGTATGGTAATGGCTTTATCAGCTATTGGACTTAAAACAAGCTTTGGAGATATCAGAGATATTGGGTTTAAGCCAATGATTCTTGGATTCATTGTAGATACTCTAGTAGTTTTTGTATCCATAGGTGTTCAGATAGTAACAGGAAGATTTTAG
- a CDS encoding ABC transporter permease: protein MREKLGNAYENIGLPRIIIISFFLLMLFIAAPLGLNIPNLLGDSIRRWAMYGILVLAMVPAVQCGIGLNFGISLGIVAGLLGATLSIELGISNPWLSMLFAIGIALILGGLLGVGYGLLLNKVKGSEMTVSTYVGFSVIAFMNMMWLALPFSNGNLIWPIGQQGMRNTISLESSFGLILNKLWSFSIGDEVTGLFVPTGLIIFFLLVCLIVYLFMRSKAGIALSAAGENSEFTRASGINVNKMRILGTAVSTALAALGIITYAQSYGFLQLYNAPLMMGFHSVAAVLIGGASVKRAKISHVIIGAFLFQGILAVALPVANKIIPEGNLSDVLRIIISNGIILYALSKTKGGNK from the coding sequence ATGCGTGAAAAATTGGGTAATGCTTATGAGAATATTGGACTTCCAAGAATAATTATAATTAGTTTCTTCTTGTTAATGTTATTTATTGCAGCGCCATTAGGATTAAATATACCAAATCTTTTAGGAGATTCCATTAGAAGATGGGCTATGTATGGAATTCTAGTACTTGCAATGGTACCTGCAGTACAATGTGGCATCGGACTTAACTTTGGTATATCCCTTGGAATAGTAGCAGGACTTCTTGGAGCGACTCTTTCTATTGAGCTTGGAATATCAAATCCGTGGCTAAGTATGTTATTTGCAATAGGGATAGCACTTATTCTAGGTGGATTATTAGGTGTTGGCTATGGATTGCTACTAAACAAGGTTAAAGGCTCAGAAATGACTGTGTCTACATATGTAGGATTCTCAGTAATAGCATTTATGAATATGATGTGGCTTGCACTTCCATTTTCCAATGGTAACTTAATTTGGCCTATTGGTCAACAGGGTATGAGAAATACAATAAGCCTTGAAAGTAGCTTTGGTTTAATACTCAATAAACTATGGTCCTTCAGTATAGGTGATGAGGTAACGGGATTGTTTGTACCTACGGGATTGATCATATTTTTCCTTCTCGTTTGTTTAATAGTATATCTATTTATGAGAAGTAAAGCAGGCATAGCTTTAAGTGCAGCAGGTGAAAATTCTGAATTTACAAGAGCTTCAGGAATTAATGTAAATAAGATGAGAATTTTAGGTACTGCTGTATCGACGGCTTTAGCAGCCTTAGGAATCATTACATATGCTCAAAGCTATGGTTTCCTTCAGCTGTATAATGCACCTTTAATGATGGGCTTTCACTCTGTTGCAGCGGTTCTAATTGGTGGAGCAAGTGTTAAAAGAGCCAAGATTTCCCATGTAATAATTGGAGCATTTCTGTTCCAAGGAATTTTGGCAGTTGCACTTCCAGTTGCAAACAAAATAATTCCAGAGGGTAATCTATCAGATGTTTTAAGAATAATTATCTCCAACGGTATTATATTATATGCCCTTTCAAAGACAAAGGGAGGTAATAAATAA
- a CDS encoding lysoplasmalogenase family protein, whose protein sequence is MSKGKIKLIIFIILIIVLLSGSFITLDFARLSIIKDQFIYKHYLYIMISKFLIIILSTIIVFLIGKDGLNRKDTKRLKLIFIFIILSDISLAMGDTAFIGIIMFGVVQISLIIRNGTGIFEKLHCPNFRPFRNVQFINTILGTIFFVLIALDLFYSLTDNNNLLYLMIFYGSLLCLSLWTAVMNHILGIFPRINSLLVSIGMTFFVFCDLSVGFSLILKKGTYWIIADSLNWIFYTPAVLLIALSGYNFNK, encoded by the coding sequence ATGAGCAAAGGGAAAATTAAACTAATCATATTCATCATATTAATAATTGTTTTATTAAGTGGCAGCTTTATAACCTTAGATTTTGCAAGATTATCAATAATTAAAGATCAATTCATATATAAACATTATTTGTATATAATGATAAGTAAATTTTTAATTATTATATTGTCTACTATTATTGTTTTTTTAATTGGAAAGGATGGACTTAATAGAAAGGACACCAAAAGATTAAAGCTAATATTTATTTTCATTATTCTTTCGGATATATCTTTAGCAATGGGTGATACAGCATTTATTGGTATTATAATGTTTGGTGTAGTACAAATATCTTTAATAATACGAAACGGAACAGGTATATTTGAAAAGTTGCATTGCCCAAATTTCAGGCCATTTAGAAATGTACAGTTTATTAATACAATCTTAGGAACTATATTTTTTGTATTAATTGCATTAGACCTTTTTTATTCTTTAACAGATAATAATAACTTACTTTATCTAATGATTTTCTATGGATCTTTACTTTGTTTATCTTTATGGACTGCCGTTATGAATCATATTTTAGGAATATTTCCTAGAATTAATTCATTATTAGTTTCTATTGGAATGACTTTCTTTGTATTTTGTGACTTAAGCGTTGGATTTTCATTGATTTTAAAAAAAGGAACATATTGGATTATTGCGGATAGTTTGAATTGGATATTCTATACTCCAGCTGTATTGCTAATCGCACTAAGTGGATATAATTTTAATAAATAA
- a CDS encoding DUF3787 domain-containing protein, with protein sequence MAKNKYKDKNMGRPIENHETAAWANISQLKEVSQVTVPDLEQVENAKDYVDENQK encoded by the coding sequence ATGGCTAAAAATAAGTATAAAGATAAAAATATGGGTAGACCCATTGAGAATCATGAAACAGCAGCGTGGGCAAATATAAGTCAATTAAAAGAAGTTTCACAGGTAACCGTTCCAGATTTAGAACAGGTTGAAAATGCTAAGGATTATGTTGATGAAAATCAAAAATGA
- a CDS encoding DUF3798 domain-containing protein, translating to MTKRILSLVMALVMIFTLAGCRSAEPATTPEAPAETSAETPVAETPAEAPSEDPNYKIGIITGTVSQGEEEYQAAQNMIAKYGDKIVTATYPDNFASETETTIANVVALASDPDVQAIVFVQAVPGAAAAIDKVRETRPDMLFVAGVAAEDPATIASKADIVMLVDEITMGSSIPQKAFDMGAKTFIHYSFARHLSYATIAARRELMIEKCKELGIEFVDVTAPDPTGDAGVSGAQQFILEDVPRQIAQYGKDTAFFSTNCAMMEPLIRSVMEQGAIFPQQCCPSPYHAYPAALNIDVSGHEGDVQFMLDSIDAKLTEAGQEARMATWGVPINMLMVEAGVDYAIEFLEGRTEGRLDEPVLSTIVNRIAGGEGKAQLTKYNENGVTLDNYYMILCDFYDFSL from the coding sequence ATGACTAAAAGAATTTTAAGCTTAGTTATGGCTTTAGTAATGATTTTTACTTTAGCAGGTTGTAGATCTGCTGAACCAGCGACTACACCAGAAGCTCCTGCTGAAACTTCAGCGGAAACGCCTGTAGCGGAAACACCAGCAGAGGCACCATCAGAAGATCCTAATTACAAGATAGGTATTATTACTGGTACCGTATCACAAGGTGAGGAAGAATATCAGGCAGCACAAAATATGATAGCTAAATATGGCGATAAGATAGTTACAGCTACATATCCTGATAACTTTGCTTCTGAAACAGAAACAACTATAGCAAATGTAGTTGCATTAGCATCTGATCCTGATGTTCAAGCAATAGTGTTTGTTCAGGCAGTTCCGGGAGCAGCAGCTGCTATAGACAAGGTAAGAGAAACTAGACCAGATATGTTATTTGTAGCAGGAGTTGCAGCTGAAGACCCTGCGACTATAGCAAGTAAAGCTGATATAGTAATGCTTGTTGATGAAATTACAATGGGTAGCTCCATACCTCAAAAAGCATTTGATATGGGAGCTAAGACATTTATTCACTATTCATTTGCTCGTCACTTATCCTATGCAACAATAGCTGCACGTCGTGAGCTTATGATTGAAAAATGTAAAGAACTAGGTATAGAATTTGTTGATGTAACTGCCCCAGACCCTACAGGTGATGCTGGTGTATCAGGTGCTCAGCAATTTATACTAGAAGATGTTCCTCGTCAAATTGCTCAATATGGTAAGGATACAGCTTTCTTCTCTACAAACTGCGCAATGATGGAACCTCTAATCAGGTCTGTTATGGAACAAGGTGCAATATTCCCACAACAATGTTGCCCAAGTCCATATCATGCTTATCCAGCTGCTCTTAATATAGATGTATCAGGACATGAAGGAGACGTTCAATTTATGCTTGATTCTATAGATGCAAAGCTTACAGAAGCAGGTCAAGAGGCAAGAATGGCAACATGGGGAGTTCCAATTAACATGTTAATGGTTGAAGCAGGTGTAGATTATGCTATTGAGTTCTTAGAAGGTAGAACTGAAGGCAGATTAGATGAACCAGTTCTAAGCACTATCGTAAATAGAATAGCAGGTGGAGAAGGAAAAGCACAATTAACAAAATACAATGAAAATGGCGTAACACTAGATAATTACTATATGATTCTTTGTGATTTCTACGACTTTAGCCTATAA
- a CDS encoding LysR family transcriptional regulator yields the protein MLDNRLQTFLTLCETCNYTRTAEKLNMTQPAVSQHIQFLENYYQVVLISGKGKNFSLTEEGKALQQYVRTLKANSERILPLLHRIKNQVKPLNFGATLTIGEYMIPPILYQIFKEDPETKISMFVENTHVLQKMLWEGKIDFALLEGHFNQNQFEFKVISNEAFIGVCSPENKVSSETNVLEELLEQTLILREPGSGTRDILEQALYNQNLSINDFKRKIEIGNMNAIKELCHRNIGITFMYREAIKKEISQGYLREISIQNFNISHPFSFVYLKNCPDKSQIEYWFERIIYLRDSFMSHQ from the coding sequence ATGTTAGATAATAGATTGCAAACATTCCTTACACTTTGTGAAACCTGTAACTATACAAGGACTGCTGAGAAATTGAACATGACACAGCCCGCTGTTTCACAGCATATTCAGTTCTTAGAAAATTATTATCAGGTAGTATTGATTTCAGGGAAAGGAAAGAACTTTTCTCTTACAGAAGAAGGTAAAGCGTTGCAGCAATATGTAAGAACTCTTAAAGCTAATTCGGAACGAATTTTACCCTTATTGCACCGCATTAAAAATCAAGTTAAACCATTGAATTTTGGAGCAACGCTGACTATTGGTGAATACATGATTCCACCTATTTTATATCAAATATTTAAAGAAGATCCAGAAACTAAAATTTCTATGTTTGTAGAAAATACTCATGTTCTTCAAAAAATGCTTTGGGAAGGGAAAATAGACTTCGCATTACTGGAGGGGCATTTTAATCAAAATCAATTTGAATTTAAAGTAATATCTAATGAAGCATTTATTGGTGTTTGTTCTCCAGAAAACAAAGTTTCATCCGAAACTAATGTCCTGGAAGAATTGCTTGAGCAAACTCTCATTCTACGTGAACCAGGAAGTGGAACCCGTGATATACTAGAACAAGCATTGTACAATCAAAATCTTAGTATTAATGACTTTAAAAGAAAAATTGAAATTGGTAATATGAATGCTATTAAAGAATTGTGTCACCGAAATATCGGCATCACTTTCATGTACCGAGAAGCAATAAAAAAAGAAATATCTCAAGGGTATCTTAGAGAAATTTCAATACAGAATTTTAATATTAGTCATCCTTTTAGTTTTGTATATTTAAAAAATTGTCCTGATAAATCTCAAATAGAATATTGGTTTGAAAGAATAATATATTTGAGGGATAGCTTTATGTCACATCAGTAG
- a CDS encoding sugar ABC transporter ATP-binding protein, giving the protein METRYLLNMDNISKEYYGNRVLKNVSLKVKPGEIHALMGENGAGKSTLMNILFGMPVIHSTGGFEGTVEIDGENVVIDAPHLAMNYGIGMVHQEFMLIPGFTVTENIKVGREISKPTFLSHLFGKSLENLDFDQMRKDAKKALSDIGLNIEEYVKVAGLPIGYMQFIEIAREIDKTGIKLLVFDEPTAVLTESEADRLLEIMKAISDRGIAIIFITHRLDEVMTVADSLTVLRDGEFVARKEIKDTSVEEIAELMIGRKVEKLVDDIEDNRILMDDNIALSLRDFHVNMPGEMVKGIDLDIRKGEIFGIGGLAGQGKIGIPNGIMGLHESQGTVSLFSKELELKKLGNALENGISFVSEDRRGVGLLLGESIEQNIAFTAMQVKEDFLVKLGPIKLYDKKKAKNHALDMIKLLDIRCTGPRQTAGSLSGGNQQKVCLARALTMNPDILIVSEPTRGIDIGAKKLVLEYLVKLNREEGLTIIMVSSELVELRSLCDRIAIVSDGKLTKILKPDAPDAEFGLAMAGTKKEGAKNA; this is encoded by the coding sequence TTGGAGACCCGATATCTTCTAAATATGGACAACATATCTAAGGAGTATTATGGAAATAGAGTACTTAAAAATGTTAGTTTAAAAGTTAAGCCGGGTGAAATACATGCTCTGATGGGAGAGAATGGAGCAGGTAAATCTACCTTGATGAATATACTATTTGGAATGCCAGTAATTCACTCAACAGGTGGTTTTGAAGGTACTGTAGAAATAGATGGAGAAAATGTAGTTATCGATGCTCCTCATCTTGCAATGAACTATGGAATAGGCATGGTTCATCAGGAATTTATGTTAATCCCAGGTTTTACAGTGACTGAAAATATAAAAGTAGGAAGAGAAATTAGTAAACCTACATTTTTAAGTCATTTATTTGGTAAAAGTCTTGAAAATCTTGACTTTGACCAAATGAGGAAGGACGCTAAAAAAGCACTTTCTGATATAGGACTTAATATCGAGGAGTATGTTAAAGTTGCTGGTTTACCAATTGGTTATATGCAATTTATAGAAATAGCTAGAGAGATTGATAAAACTGGAATTAAGCTTTTGGTCTTCGATGAACCAACTGCCGTACTTACTGAAAGTGAAGCAGATAGGCTACTGGAAATAATGAAGGCTATTTCAGATAGAGGAATAGCAATTATATTTATTACTCATAGACTTGATGAAGTTATGACAGTAGCAGATAGTCTTACAGTTCTTCGTGATGGCGAATTTGTAGCACGAAAGGAAATAAAGGATACTTCTGTAGAAGAAATCGCAGAATTAATGATTGGAAGAAAGGTAGAAAAGCTTGTAGATGATATTGAAGATAACCGTATACTAATGGATGATAATATAGCCCTTTCACTAAGGGATTTTCATGTTAATATGCCTGGAGAAATGGTAAAGGGAATTGATCTAGATATTCGTAAAGGTGAAATATTTGGAATAGGTGGTCTTGCAGGACAAGGTAAGATAGGTATACCTAATGGTATCATGGGTCTACATGAAAGTCAGGGAACAGTAAGTCTTTTTAGTAAGGAGTTAGAACTCAAGAAGCTTGGGAATGCACTAGAAAATGGAATATCCTTTGTATCGGAGGACAGAAGAGGTGTAGGACTTTTACTTGGGGAATCAATTGAACAGAATATAGCTTTCACTGCTATGCAAGTAAAGGAGGATTTCCTAGTAAAATTGGGTCCTATTAAACTTTATGATAAGAAAAAAGCTAAAAATCATGCTTTAGATATGATAAAGTTATTAGATATTAGATGTACAGGACCTAGACAAACTGCAGGAAGCCTTTCTGGTGGTAATCAGCAGAAGGTATGTTTAGCAAGAGCATTAACTATGAATCCAGATATTCTAATAGTATCTGAACCAACAAGAGGTATAGATATAGGAGCTAAGAAATTAGTATTAGAATATCTTGTTAAGTTAAATAGAGAAGAAGGATTAACCATTATAATGGTAAGCTCTGAATTAGTGGAATTACGTTCGTTGTGCGATCGTATAGCTATAGTTTCAGATGGGAAATTGACTAAAATATTAAAACCTGATGCACCTGATGCTGAATTCGGTTTAGCAATGGCAGGTACAAAGAAAGAAGGTGCTAAGAATGCGTGA
- a CDS encoding M48 family metallopeptidase: MDKRLLLIILLFFILLIIFITFVYISEVENMTQLKVEYPELKEEVYSFRVDSLKVWGLRLLLSFVIPMFFLFTKLSQRISHSVGDGRSWFLSGLLYGIIFFGLVFIINLPLEFYSSFVLRHRYGLTDQSILRWLELNIKGFLVNDLITSLFIWVPYYIIYTSPKSWWFKIGLLAIPVIVFMVFISPFVIDPIFNDYTSIEDERLGKNIEVLLEKAGIEDAQIYKVDKSKDTKTMNAYMTGIFKSKRIVLWDTTINNLTEDEVLSITAHEIGHYVKGHIWENIIFSSIGSIVMLYLVYISSNWVLKLSNGTFGFRNLYNFASIPLLIIMLNLYSFLGNPITSYISRRMEMQADRYEVSLVQNRESAITAMEKLYDTSLGVPRPSNIYKIWYHTHPPLEERVEFYKTVEFEEIK; encoded by the coding sequence ATGGATAAAAGGCTTTTATTGATAATCTTATTATTTTTCATATTATTAATTATATTTATAACATTTGTTTATATAAGCGAAGTTGAAAATATGACTCAGTTGAAGGTGGAGTATCCAGAATTAAAAGAAGAGGTCTATTCCTTCAGAGTAGATAGTCTAAAGGTATGGGGGCTTAGATTATTACTTTCATTTGTTATTCCTATGTTTTTTCTATTTACTAAATTATCACAAAGAATTAGCCATTCTGTAGGAGATGGTAGAAGCTGGTTTTTGTCAGGTCTATTGTATGGAATTATTTTCTTTGGCTTGGTATTCATCATAAACTTGCCTTTAGAGTTTTACTCTTCCTTTGTATTAAGACATAGATATGGGTTGACTGATCAAAGTATTTTAAGATGGCTAGAGTTAAATATTAAGGGATTTTTAGTCAATGACTTAATAACATCACTGTTTATATGGGTTCCATATTATATAATATATACTAGCCCTAAATCATGGTGGTTTAAAATTGGATTGTTGGCAATTCCTGTTATAGTATTTATGGTATTTATCTCACCATTTGTCATAGATCCAATTTTTAACGATTATACATCAATAGAAGATGAGAGACTAGGCAAAAATATTGAAGTATTACTTGAAAAAGCTGGCATAGAAGATGCTCAAATATATAAGGTAGATAAGAGTAAAGATACTAAAACTATGAATGCATATATGACTGGAATATTTAAATCTAAAAGAATAGTTTTATGGGATACTACTATAAATAATTTGACTGAAGATGAAGTATTGAGTATTACTGCTCATGAAATTGGTCATTATGTAAAAGGTCATATATGGGAAAATATTATATTCAGCTCAATAGGTAGTATAGTAATGTTATACCTAGTGTATATTTCTTCTAATTGGGTGTTAAAGCTATCTAATGGTACTTTTGGCTTTAGAAATTTATATAATTTTGCATCTATACCATTGTTGATAATAATGCTTAACTTATATTCATTTTTAGGAAATCCAATTACAAGTTATATATCGCGTAGAATGGAGATGCAGGCTGACAGATACGAGGTATCATTAGTTCAGAATAGAGAATCGGCTATAACAGCAATGGAAAAACTCTATGATACTAGTTTAGGAGTGCCACGTCCATCAAATATATATAAAATTTGGTATCACACTCATCCTCCTCTAGAGGAAAGAGTGGAGTTCTATAAAACAGTTGAATTTGAGGAAATTAAATAA